Proteins encoded by one window of Chanos chanos chromosome 7, fChaCha1.1, whole genome shotgun sequence:
- the LOC115816274 gene encoding P2Y purinoceptor 11-like, with the protein MLNTSWNCSSEFQKKLLPPMYGVEFCVGFLGNVFALVLLLTKERQNWRTGVVFSCNLIISDLLYVLTLPLLITYYSNGKNWTFGVAACKIERFLFTCNLYVSIFFILCISVNRYIAIVHPIFTHNHVHPRHAKITSVLVWVIVAIISSPVLKYASTQLREEKNTTHCVSKIKGGEIELSHFNYRLSLTVLGFLIPLVLTFASYIGLIRVVFKNAKIRSQEKRKVALLVGSVCTLYALSFIPYHILQIHHYIPKKKTCLQYNTYQISKGLATLNMCIHPLLYMAVFDSTKTVCCGKNSVI; encoded by the coding sequence atgctCAACACATCATGGAATTGCAGCTCTGAATTTCAAAAGAAACTGCTCCCTCCTATGTATGGAGTTGAATTCTGCGTGGGATTTCTCGGCAATGTCTTTGCTCTGGTCCTGCTGctgacaaaagaaagacagaactggCGCACTGGAGTGGTCTTCTCCTGTAACCTCATcatcagtgacctcctctatgTACTAACCCTGCCGCTGCTCATCACTTACTACTCAAACGGCAAAAACTGGACCTTTGGTGTCGCTGCATGCAAAATTGAGCGTTTCCTTTTCACCTGTAACCTCTACGtgagcatttttttcattttgtgcatcagtgtaaacagataTATAGCTATTGTTCATCCCATCTTCACACATAACCATGTGCACCCTAGACATGCCAAGATCACCAGTGTGTTAGTCTGGGTCATAGTAGCTATCATCTCTTCACCAGTTCTCAAATATGCCAGTACACAactcagagaggaaaagaacacaACTCACTGTGTCTCTAAGATCAAAGGAGGGGAGATTGAACTGTCGCACTTTAATTACAGACTTTCTCTGACTGTCCTTGGGTTTTTGATACCATTGGTGCTGACTTTTGCATCATACATAGGTCTGATTAGGGTGGTTTTCAAAAATGCCAAAATCAGGTcacaggagaaaaggaaagtggCTTTGTTGGTGGGCTCAGTGTGCACACTCTATGCCCTGTCTTTTATTCCCTATCACATTTTGCAGATTCATCACTAtattccaaaaaagaaaacgtgtTTGCAGTACAACACATACCAAATATCGAAGGGATTGGCTACATTAAACATGTGCATTCACCCCCTCCTCtacatggctgtgtttgacagtaCCAAGACAGTTTGTTGTGGAAAGAACTCAGtgatttaa